The proteins below are encoded in one region of Oncorhynchus masou masou isolate Uvic2021 chromosome 15, UVic_Omas_1.1, whole genome shotgun sequence:
- the LOC135555094 gene encoding forkhead box protein F2-like, protein MTTELSQQQLDPPPPLRSSPTSGVLHPAMMSPQTEVDSSLAGAKSKKASSGLRRPEKPPYSYIALIVMAIQSSPTKRLTLSEVYQFLQARFPFFRGSYQGWKNSVRHNLSLNECFIKLPKGLGRPGKGHYWTIDPASEFMFEEGSFRRRPRGFRRKCQALKPIYRMMNGIGFGTSILPQNFDFQAPTGSLACHSNSYNLDMMTNSMAGGYDGLSGGHHVPHMSPSPGSTYMASCPVTSNGDYGGPDSSSSPVPSSPAMASALDGHSPYASSAGHWASPGGSPYIKQQPLVSSSSASSGLNSGMSPYSLEQSYLHQNARDTADISVGIPRYQSHSSPVCDRKDFLLNFNGISSFRPSASGSYYHHHQHHQSLCQDVKPCVM, encoded by the exons ATGACGACCGAGCTCTCTCAGCAGCAGCTGGACCCGCCGCCTCCCCTGAGGTCCAGCCCGACCTCCGGAGTCCTGCACCCCGCAATGATGAGCCCACAGACCGAGGTGGACAGCTCCTTAGCCGGGGCCAAAAGCAAGAAGGCGAGCTCCGGCCTGAGGCGACCAGAGAAGCCTCCCTACTCCTACATTGCGCTCATCGTCATGGCGATACAGAGCTCACCGACCAAGAGGCTGACGCTCAGTGAGGTCTATCAGTTCCTCCAGGCCCGGTTCCCCTTCTTCAGAGGATCCTACCAGGGCTGGAAGAACTCCGTCCGGCACAACCTCTCCCTGAACGAGTGCTTCATCAAGCTGCCCAAAGGGCTAGGCAGGCCGGGGAAAGGCCACTATTGGACCATCGACCCGGCCAGCGAGTTCATGTTCGAAGAGGGCTCGTTCCGCCGCAGACCCAGGGGCTTCCGGAGAAAATGCCAAGCTCTGAAGCCCATTTACCGGATGATGAACGGGATAGGCTTCGGTACGTCCATTTTACCGCAGAACTTTGATTTTCAGGCGCCCACTGGGTCTCTGGCGTGTCATAGCAACAGTTACAACTTGGACATGATGACCAACTCCATGGCCGGTGGCTACGACGGACTGAGCGGTGGCCACCACGTACCTCACATGTCCCCGAGCCCCGGGTCCACATATATGGCCAGCTGTCCGGTAACGTCCAACGGGGACTACGGTGGACCGGACAGTAGCAGCAGCCCTGTGCCCTCGTCTCCGGCTATGGCCAGCGCGTTGGACGGTCATTCTCCATACGCCAGTAGCGCCGGACACTGGGCGTCTCCCGGCGGCTCCCCGTACATAAAGCAGCAGCCTCTGGTCTCCAGCAGCTCGGCGTCCTCTGGGCTAAATTCCGGCATGTCCCCCTATTCCCTGGAGCAGAGCTACCTCCACCAGAACGCCAGGGACACCGCCGATATCTCAG TGGGGATCCCTCGCTACCAGAGCCACTCCTCACCCGTGTGTGACAGGAAGGATTTTCTCCTGAACTTTAACGGCATCTCCTCGTTTCGTCCTTCAGCCAGCGGATCTTACTATCATCATCACCAGCATCACCAAAGCCTTTGTCAAGACGTCAAACCGTGCGTGATGTGA
- the LOC135555093 gene encoding forkhead box protein Q1-like codes for MKLEVFSATHFVPLEVCSHSDAEGTVPSPLSGDELGSDGDCVANSPTPATTSSADGKGKPYTRRPKPPYSYIALIAMAIRDSGSGKLTLAEINNYLMNKFLFFRGSYTGWRNSVRHNLSLNDCFLKVLRDPSRPWGKDNYWMLNPNSEYTFADGVFRRRRKRISKCRSSVGSNKDIKTPDEEIRFSNTPSAPSREERVMGAKFSSSSSSFSIDSILSKPFIRREDRDHTDADSAYTNPGAHRCYWPAGAHHMLPHTLGYPPVSPAMVHAHAQQLYQQASSGASRMLHAFRCSLAEQAEHSRDPRTAVHMTSQGYMPNSDAAFSRVKMHTAQGGCCHPFQIDSLLS; via the coding sequence ATGAAACTTGAAGTGTTTTCCGCAACCCACTTCGTTCCCTTGGAGGTGTGCAGTCACAGTGATGCAGAGGGAactgtcccctctcccctatcCGGGGATGAGCTGGGCTCAGACGGGGACTGCGTGGCCAACAGTCCAACACCTGCCACCACGAGCAGCGCCGATGGCAAGGGGAAGCCTTACACCCGCAGACCCAAGCCACCCTACTCCTACATCGCACTCATTGCTATGGCCATCCGGGACTCCGGCAGCGGCAAGTTGACTCTAGCTGAGATCAACAACTACCTGATGAATAAATTCCTGTTCTTCCGTGGCAGCTACACTGGCTGGCGGAACTCGGTGCGCCACAACCTGTCGCTGAATGACTGTTTCCTCAAGGTGCTCCGGGACCCGTCCAGGCCCTGGGGCAAGGACAATTACTGGATGCTGAACCCGAACAGCGAGTATACCTTCGCCGACGGGGTGTTCCGGCGCAGGAGGAAGCGCATCAGTAAGTGCAGATCCAGCGTTGGTTCCAATAAGGACATCAAGACCCCAGACGAGGAGATTCGCTTCTCGAACACTCCATCTGCGCCCTCCCGGGAGGAGAGGGTTATGGGAGCTAAGTTCTCCAGCTCTTCCAGCTCCTTCTCCATCGATAGCATCCTCAGTAAGCCCTTCAtaaggagggaggatagagaccACACTGATGCAGACAGTGCATATACCAACCCCGGTGCCCACCGGTGCTACTGGCCCGCCGGTGCCCACCACATGCTGCCCCACACACTGGGCTACCCACCCGTATCCCCTGCTATGGTGCACGCACATGCACAGCAGTTGTACCAGCAGGCCAGCTCAGGCGCGTCGCGCATGTTGCACGCATTCAGGTGCAGCCTCGCGGAGCAAGCCGAGCACAGCAGGGACCCACGCACAGCTGTCCACATGACGTCACAGGGCTACATGCCAAACTCCGATGCTGCTTTCTCCCGGGTGAAGATGCACACAGCGCAAGGTGGCTGCTGTCATCCTTTCCAGATAGACTCATTGCTCTCCTAA